One Verrucomicrobiota bacterium genomic window carries:
- a CDS encoding serine hydrolase produces the protein MRRFTSQTIFPNDKWIEATPEEVGIKSENLNEAVNFLAQNSGRSSVHKLMIVRHGRLIYKGDRINEVHPVWSCTKSFTSTVLGLLIDDNKTQLSILAKDILPEMAESYPTVTLFHFATMTSGYTAEGDAVIIGGETHGHSLTPYSPDPVPLFAPGTKFAYWDSAENQFANILTQIAKEPLDAVFKNRIADPIGMNGNKWHWGDFGKVNDLKVVGGAGNLDHSINISANEIARFALLFLNEGNWNGNQIISRNWIKQATKVQVPPTLELGTHLSETHGMGVYGLNWWVNGVRPNGIRLWPDAPANTYAASGHNNNKVFIIPEWDMVIVRLGLDAEVLVAGDGKISEDTWSEFLGKIGDSDIAPM, from the coding sequence ATGAGGCGATTTACTTCTCAAACCATTTTTCCAAACGATAAATGGATTGAAGCAACACCTGAAGAAGTCGGCATAAAATCAGAGAATTTAAATGAAGCCGTGAATTTCTTAGCCCAAAATTCGGGAAGAAGCAGCGTTCACAAGCTAATGATTGTTCGCCATGGAAGATTAATCTATAAAGGAGACCGCATCAATGAGGTTCATCCAGTATGGTCTTGCACCAAATCTTTTACCAGTACCGTTTTGGGCTTACTTATTGACGATAATAAAACTCAATTAAGCATATTGGCTAAGGATATTTTACCGGAAATGGCGGAATCTTATCCGACTGTTACCCTATTTCATTTTGCAACCATGACGAGCGGATATACAGCTGAGGGTGATGCGGTGATAATAGGTGGAGAAACGCATGGTCACAGCCTGACACCCTACTCTCCGGATCCAGTGCCATTGTTTGCGCCAGGAACAAAATTCGCCTATTGGGATTCTGCTGAAAATCAGTTTGCCAATATCCTCACTCAAATTGCAAAAGAACCTCTTGATGCTGTATTTAAAAACCGAATCGCCGATCCAATTGGAATGAACGGGAATAAATGGCACTGGGGAGATTTTGGAAAGGTTAATGACTTAAAAGTTGTAGGAGGCGCTGGAAATCTTGACCACAGTATTAATATTTCAGCCAATGAAATTGCCCGATTTGCTCTTTTATTTTTAAACGAAGGAAACTGGAATGGAAATCAGATAATTAGCCGCAATTGGATAAAGCAAGCCACGAAAGTCCAGGTGCCTCCCACATTGGAACTGGGTACGCATTTGAGTGAAACACATGGTATGGGGGTATATGGGTTGAATTGGTGGGTTAACGGGGTTCGTCCAAACGGAATCCGCTTATGGCCCGATGCTCCCGCAAACACTTACGCTGCTTCCGGTCATAATAATAATAAGGTGTTTATCATACCCGAGTGGGATATGGTTATCGTACGCCTCGGGCTTGACGCCGAAGTGCTT